Proteins found in one Arachis stenosperma cultivar V10309 chromosome 8, arast.V10309.gnm1.PFL2, whole genome shotgun sequence genomic segment:
- the LOC130943924 gene encoding molybdopterin synthase catalytic subunit yields the protein MAAEDDKNLVEISENTIDIAKYMNYVSAPQAGAIATFAGTTRDTFENKTVLELRYEAYIPMAIRCIKSVCSSARVSWNLHSIAVAHRLGTVPVGETSIFIAVSSVHRADALEACRFIIDEVKATVPIWKKEVYSNGEVWKENSEFLERRSDLGNKDVDCSVKMAESMESSNKKPCCGTKVKVDDEVSQK from the coding sequence ATGGCTGCTGAAGATGATAAGAATCTTGTCGAAATCTCAGAGAATACGATAGACATTGCTAAATATATGAACTATGTCAGCGCTCCACAAGCTGGTGCGATAGCAACTTTTGCAGGCACCACACGCGACACTTTCGAAAATAAGACGGTTTTAGAGTTGAGGTATGAAGCTTATATTCCAATGGCAATACGTTGTATCAAGTCTGTCTGTTCATCTGCAAGAGTGTCATGGAATCTACATTCCATTGCTGTTGCACATCGCCTAGGCACGGTCCCTGTAGGAGAAACAAGTATCTTCATCGCCGTGTCATCTGTTCACAGGGCTGATGCACTGGAGGCATGTAGATTTATAATAGATGAAGTAAAAGCTACAGTTCCTATTTGGAAGAAGGAGGTTTATTCAAACGGAGAAGTTTGGAAAGAAAACTCCGAATTCTTGGAGCGGAGGAGTGATCTTGGTAACAAAGATGTAGATTGCAGTGtgaaaatggcagaaagtaTGGAGAGCAGCAACAAAAAGCCTTGCTGTGGGACTAAGGTTAAGGTTGATGATGAAGTAAGCCAGAAATAA
- the LOC130943855 gene encoding probable sarcosine oxidase: MQSGRGNEVFDVIIVGGGVMGSATAYHAAKRGLRTLLLEQFDFLHHRGSSHGESRTIRATYPQHHYYPLVMESYTLWQQAQAQIGYTVYFPAHHLDIGPAQEPILRAVIDNCRRHAMPHEILNRRQLAAKFPGRIDMPDDWIGIFNRLGGIIKPTKAVAMFQSLAHKNGAVLKDKAEVIDVKKEGENGVVVFTSNGESYRGRKCVVTVGAWVNKLVKKVIGVELPIQPLETHVFYWRVKEGHEGDFAVGGDFPTFASCTGEGGIYVYGTPSLEFPGLVKVAVHGGNPCDPDKRPWGSGYRVQDLKKWIQHTFMGLVDSSEPVVKQACMYSMTPDEDFIVDFLGGEFGKDVVVGGGFSGHGFKMAPVIGRVLTELAVDGVASGVDIKPFRISRFSMNSRI, from the coding sequence ATGCAGAGCGGGCGTGGTAACGAGGTTTTCGACGTGATCATCGTCGGCGGCGGTGTAATGGGAAGCGCCACCGCGTACCACGCTGCAAAGAGGGGTCTCCGGACACTCCTCCTCGAGCAATTCGACTTCCTCCACCACCGTGGCTCCTCCCACGGCGAGTCCCGCACAATCCGCGCAACGTACCCACAGCACCATTACTACCCACTCGTCATGGAATCTTACACGCTCTGGCAGCAGGCCCAGGCCCAAATCGGCTACACTGTCTACTTCCCGGCCCACCATCTCGATATCGGCCCAGCTCAAGAACCAATCCTCCGCGCCGTCATCGACAATTGCCGCCGGCACGCCATGCCGCACGAGATCCTCAACCGCCGCCAGCTGGCGGCGAAGTTCCCGGGCCGCATCGACATGCCGGACGATTGGATCGGAATATTCAACCGCCTGGGCGGCATCATAAAGCCGACGAAGGCGGTTGCGATGTTCCAATCGCTAGCGCACAAAAACGGTGCAGTTTTAAAGGACAAAGCTGAAGTAATCGACGTTAAAAAAGAGGGAGAAAACGGCGTCGTTGTTTTTACATCTAACGGCGAAAGTTATCGCGGAAGGAAGTGTGTTGTAACGGTAGGAGCATGGGTTAACAAGCTTGTGAAGAAAGTGATTGGAGTTGAATTACCGATTCAGCCACTAGAGACTCATGTGTTTTACTGGAGGGTGAAGGAGGGGCACGAAGGGGATTTCGCAGTAGGGGGTGATTTTCCTACCTTTGCTAGCTGTACAGGGGAAGGAGGGATTTACGTGTACGGAACACCATCATTGGAGTTCCCGGGTTTGGTTAAGGTCGCAGTCCACGGTGGAAATCCGTGTGACCCGGATAAGAGACCTTGGGGTTCAGGGTATAGAGTTCAAGATTTAAAGAAGTGGATTCAACATACGTTCATGGGCTTGGTCGATTCGAGCGAGCCCGTGGTGAAGCAGGCCTGCATGTATTCTATGACGCCAGATGAAGATTTTATTGTGGATTTCTTGGGTGGGGAGTTTGGGAAGGATGTGGTAGTGGGTGGCGGGTTTTCGGGTCACGGGTTCAAGATGGCCCCGGTTATTGGAAGGGTTTTAACTGAGCTTGCTGTTGATGGGGTTGCAAGTGGGGTTGACATCAAACCCTTCAGGATTTCAAGGTTTAGCATGAATTCTAGGATTTGA